A single genomic interval of Zunongwangia sp. HGR-M22 harbors:
- a CDS encoding helix-turn-helix domain-containing protein: protein MKKIVRFKSLSEFHSYSNLPKPEHPLISLVDYSKVIYPSDVNEIKWVQDFYSIGLKRNVSGKFNYGQQNYDFDEGVLSFVAPQQTLNIQINQNVKANASGWLLLIHPDFLWNTALASSIKKYDFFGYAVNEALFLSEKEEHNLAELFQNIQKEYQANIDKFSQNIIISQIELLLNFAERYYERQFITRKITNHQILTRLEERLNYYFNNPEILANGIPTVSQIANDLNLSPNYLSGVLKTSSGQSTQQHIHHKLIEKAKEKLSSTDLSVSEIAYQFGFEYPASFSKLFKNKTNSSPSAFRNSFN, encoded by the coding sequence ATGAAAAAAATAGTTCGATTTAAATCTCTGAGTGAGTTTCACAGCTATAGTAACTTACCCAAACCAGAGCACCCATTAATTAGCCTGGTAGATTATAGTAAAGTGATCTATCCATCAGATGTAAATGAAATTAAATGGGTACAGGATTTTTATTCCATTGGTTTAAAACGAAATGTAAGCGGAAAGTTCAATTACGGACAGCAAAATTACGATTTTGACGAAGGGGTTTTGTCTTTTGTGGCACCTCAACAAACCCTGAATATTCAAATAAATCAAAATGTAAAAGCAAATGCTTCTGGGTGGTTATTATTGATCCACCCAGATTTTTTATGGAACACCGCATTAGCATCATCCATTAAGAAGTATGACTTCTTCGGTTACGCTGTTAACGAGGCCCTGTTTTTATCAGAAAAAGAAGAACACAATTTGGCGGAACTTTTTCAGAACATTCAAAAAGAATATCAAGCTAATATTGATAAATTCAGTCAGAACATCATCATTTCCCAGATTGAGCTTTTATTGAACTTTGCTGAACGTTATTACGAAAGACAATTTATTACCCGGAAAATCACCAATCACCAAATCCTCACCCGATTGGAAGAACGTTTAAATTACTATTTTAATAACCCCGAGATTTTAGCGAATGGGATTCCGACCGTTAGTCAAATTGCCAATGATTTAAATCTTTCCCCTAATTACTTAAGTGGTGTGCTAAAAACGAGTAGTGGCCAGAGTACTCAACAGCACATACATCATAAACTCATTGAGAAGGCAAAAGAAAAATTATCCTCTACAGATCTAAGTGTAAGTGAGATTGCCTATCAATTCGGGTTTGAATACCCTGCTTCCTTTAGTAAACTGTTTAAAAACAAGACCAATAGTTCCCCTAGTGCCTTCCGAAATTCCTTCAATTGA
- a CDS encoding TetR/AcrR family transcriptional regulator has translation MSKGKLTRLNILSKAFELVYKNGYQTTSVDEIIASTSVTKGAFYHHFKNKDEMGIALIKEVLHPAMHNAMVKPLMLSKNAVQDLYEMMEGLLIHNSFFNVKYGCPAVNLIEEMAAVHPTFNKALAEIIIDWQKAIEICIENNISQGVVKKDVNPNQVATFIISGYSGIRNSGKILGATVYRIYLKELKNYLKTLL, from the coding sequence ATGTCTAAAGGAAAGCTAACAAGGTTAAATATTCTAAGTAAAGCATTTGAATTGGTCTATAAAAACGGCTATCAAACCACTAGTGTAGATGAGATTATCGCCAGTACTTCAGTAACCAAAGGCGCCTTTTACCATCATTTTAAAAATAAGGATGAAATGGGTATTGCCCTTATCAAAGAAGTGCTTCACCCGGCAATGCACAATGCAATGGTAAAGCCTCTTATGCTATCTAAAAACGCCGTACAGGATCTTTATGAAATGATGGAAGGCCTTTTAATACACAATTCTTTTTTTAATGTAAAATATGGATGTCCTGCTGTCAATTTAATTGAAGAAATGGCAGCGGTTCACCCTACATTCAATAAAGCGCTGGCTGAAATAATAATCGACTGGCAAAAAGCGATCGAAATATGTATTGAAAACAACATTTCACAAGGGGTTGTGAAAAAGGATGTAAACCCAAATCAAGTAGCCACGTTTATAATTTCCGGATACAGTGGCATAAGGAATTCTGGAAAGATATTAGGAGCTACAGTTTATAGAATTTACCTCAAGGAATTAAAAAACTATTTAAAAACACTCCTATAA
- a CDS encoding LysE family translocator: protein MLGIENLFAFMLTALFFIMTPGIDTIFVLNKSIAQGRKSGIYATLGINAGVLIHTLFAALGLSVIVANSAYAFTIIKYVGAFYLIYLGFLKFKNRKDFLPTNDEKKIQKKGKNDFWSGFFTNMLNPKVALFFLAFFPQFINPTQMENPAPFILLGLAYALIGIVWFLILTVFASIFSQKIKNNPNAGLWINKLSGFVFILMGIKIALSKN, encoded by the coding sequence ATGTTGGGAATCGAAAATTTATTCGCTTTTATGCTAACGGCTTTATTTTTCATAATGACGCCAGGAATTGATACGATATTTGTTTTGAACAAGTCCATAGCTCAAGGTCGTAAATCAGGGATTTATGCAACTTTGGGCATAAATGCAGGTGTTTTAATTCACACATTATTTGCCGCATTGGGATTGTCTGTCATTGTTGCCAATTCAGCATACGCATTTACAATAATTAAATATGTAGGTGCTTTTTATTTAATCTATTTAGGATTTTTGAAGTTTAAAAATAGAAAGGATTTCTTGCCTACAAATGATGAAAAGAAAATTCAAAAAAAGGGAAAAAATGATTTTTGGTCTGGGTTTTTTACAAATATGTTAAATCCGAAAGTTGCATTATTCTTCTTGGCTTTTTTTCCTCAATTTATCAATCCGACTCAAATGGAAAACCCTGCTCCGTTTATTCTATTGGGCCTTGCTTATGCACTAATTGGAATTGTTTGGTTTTTAATATTGACGGTATTTGCCAGTATTTTTTCTCAAAAAATTAAGAACAATCCAAATGCTGGTCTATGGATAAATAAATTAAGTGGATTTGTATTTATTTTAATGGGAATAAAAATTGCATTAAGCAAAAATTAA
- a CDS encoding helix-turn-helix domain-containing protein: MTTPIRIKSISEYHKALDLAPAKHPLVSVIDFAETCHSDYNDISVSFDFYTICLKRGVEKIFYGQQQYDFDEGLMYFMSPNQVLKFENNANIARSGWIIHFHPDLLWGTSLADKIKKYEFFNYSVNEALFLSDKEEVILNDIVKNIQNEYESNIDKFSQDIIISHMETLLNYAERFYERQFITRKITNHQILDLLEKLLSDYFNSDDLATKGLPTVQYIADHLNISPSYLRGLLKTLTGQTTQQHIHDLLIEKAKEKLSTTTASVGEIAFELGFEHSQSFSKLFKSKTNQTPSEFRADFN; the protein is encoded by the coding sequence ATGACAACACCCATAAGAATAAAATCGATTTCTGAGTATCACAAAGCTTTAGATTTAGCTCCGGCTAAACATCCGCTTGTTAGCGTTATTGATTTTGCAGAAACCTGTCATTCCGATTATAATGATATAAGCGTAAGTTTTGATTTTTACACGATTTGTTTAAAACGAGGTGTAGAAAAGATTTTTTATGGCCAACAGCAGTATGATTTTGATGAAGGACTGATGTATTTTATGTCACCAAATCAGGTTTTAAAGTTTGAAAATAATGCAAACATCGCTCGCTCGGGCTGGATTATTCATTTTCACCCAGACCTTTTGTGGGGAACATCATTAGCGGACAAAATCAAGAAATACGAGTTTTTTAATTATTCTGTAAACGAAGCTTTGTTTCTTTCTGATAAAGAAGAAGTAATCCTAAATGACATTGTCAAGAATATTCAGAACGAATATGAATCGAATATTGATAAATTCAGCCAAGACATCATTATTTCGCATATGGAAACACTTTTAAACTATGCGGAACGCTTTTACGAGCGACAATTTATTACCCGAAAAATAACCAATCATCAAATTCTTGACCTTTTGGAAAAATTGCTTTCGGACTACTTTAACAGTGATGATTTGGCTACTAAGGGCTTGCCGACAGTTCAATACATCGCTGACCACTTAAATATTTCGCCATCGTATTTGCGCGGCCTGCTTAAAACATTAACAGGACAAACCACACAGCAACATATTCACGACCTGTTGATTGAAAAAGCCAAAGAAAAACTAAGTACAACAACCGCGTCTGTAGGGGAAATTGCTTTTGAACTGGGATTTGAGCATTCTCAATCATTTAGTAAACTCTTTAAATCTAAAACCAATCAAACCCCATCAGAATTCCGAGCGGATTTTAATTAA
- a CDS encoding rhodanese-like domain-containing protein — MYYSFFILAFVIVTYSFYRVYRYKKLDNSIRKILKKNPIIIDVRTTGEFKSGAFPKAINIPLGKLRTCSLKFEKEPIVVYCSHGLRSVKAKSILQNRGCTSVYNGGALQDLKKYL, encoded by the coding sequence ATGTATTACTCCTTTTTTATTTTAGCTTTTGTCATTGTAACCTATAGTTTTTATCGCGTTTATAGGTACAAAAAACTCGATAATTCCATTCGTAAAATTTTAAAGAAAAATCCGATTATTATAGATGTAAGAACAACTGGAGAGTTTAAATCTGGAGCTTTCCCTAAGGCCATCAATATACCTTTGGGGAAACTGAGAACCTGTTCGCTTAAATTTGAAAAAGAACCCATAGTGGTCTATTGTTCCCACGGCTTAAGAAGTGTAAAGGCAAAAAGTATTTTACAGAACAGAGGTTGTACATCTGTTTACAATGGAGGAGCACTACAGGACTTAAAAAAATATTTATAA
- a CDS encoding alpha/beta hydrolase: MKLSEEAKKTLEFGKQNGLDKIHLYPPSQTREMMKHAFDEQNKTKVENVIDENIGLDNIPVRIYVPQGREIFPVISYFHGGGFTLMSLDSHDEICRKICNSSKAIIMSVGYRLAPENPYPAGPLDCLNATKWMIENAHKYNGNAEKLALAGDSAGGYMAFWVAQRLSKQGIDLKAQFATYPVTDHYSANHNSWEENKDGYLLTAEMMKWFWDNFTTDSDQIEEASPLRSEDFSGQPPTMIFTCHFDPLRDEGKAYAIKLIESGVETHYKNFPNIHGFFGTNEMGMEAMEMACKFLHDKLYS; this comes from the coding sequence ATGAAACTGTCAGAAGAAGCTAAAAAAACTTTAGAATTTGGAAAACAAAATGGTTTGGATAAAATCCATTTGTATCCTCCTTCCCAAACAAGAGAAATGATGAAACATGCCTTCGATGAGCAAAATAAAACGAAGGTAGAAAACGTAATTGATGAAAATATTGGACTGGATAACATTCCCGTGAGGATTTATGTACCCCAGGGCAGAGAAATATTTCCGGTGATTTCCTATTTCCATGGAGGAGGCTTTACCTTAATGAGTTTAGATAGCCACGATGAGATTTGTAGAAAAATATGTAATTCTTCGAAAGCAATCATAATGTCTGTTGGATATCGTTTAGCACCGGAAAATCCATATCCTGCTGGACCTCTGGATTGTCTGAACGCAACTAAATGGATGATTGAAAATGCCCATAAGTATAACGGGAATGCTGAAAAATTAGCGCTTGCCGGAGACAGTGCTGGTGGTTATATGGCATTTTGGGTGGCACAACGATTATCAAAACAAGGCATAGATTTAAAGGCACAATTTGCAACGTATCCGGTGACGGATCATTACAGTGCAAATCATAATTCTTGGGAAGAAAATAAAGACGGTTATTTATTGACCGCAGAAATGATGAAATGGTTTTGGGACAATTTCACCACTGATTCCGATCAAATTGAAGAAGCTTCCCCTCTTCGATCTGAAGATTTTTCAGGACAGCCTCCGACAATGATTTTTACCTGCCATTTTGATCCTCTAAGGGATGAGGGGAAAGCATATGCCATTAAGTTGATTGAATCGGGTGTGGAAACTCATTATAAAAATTTCCCAAACATTCACGGCTTTTTCGGAACCAATGAAATGGGTATGGAAGCGATGGAAATGGCTTGCAAATTTTTGCACGATAAATTATATAGTTAG
- a CDS encoding Crp/Fnr family transcriptional regulator, producing MVKLDDILRENFGPLTQEEIEILSAYFHEEKLNKGEFFTETNKFCKKLSILKTGLLRIYRLSNGQEITQWIATPAYLVTEISSFFFDEPSRYDIQALTPVALLTIDKTNYSKLSKELPMWKNIEARFIAKCFMTLEDRVFSHLSMTAEERYNLYFNNNKYLFNQVPLQYIASFLGMTPETFSRIRKRQAENS from the coding sequence GTGGTTAAACTTGATGACATTTTAAGAGAGAATTTTGGGCCTTTAACCCAAGAGGAAATAGAAATCCTCTCGGCTTATTTTCACGAGGAAAAACTCAACAAAGGTGAATTCTTTACAGAAACCAACAAATTTTGCAAAAAGCTAAGTATTTTAAAAACGGGGCTACTTAGAATTTATAGACTTTCAAATGGCCAAGAAATCACCCAATGGATTGCTACCCCGGCTTATTTGGTAACTGAAATTTCAAGTTTCTTTTTTGATGAGCCTAGCAGGTACGATATTCAGGCGTTAACCCCTGTAGCATTACTGACCATTGATAAAACAAACTATTCAAAATTAAGTAAAGAACTTCCTATGTGGAAAAACATTGAAGCCCGTTTTATTGCTAAATGTTTTATGACCTTAGAAGACAGGGTTTTTTCACACCTCTCAATGACGGCGGAAGAAAGATACAATCTGTACTTCAACAACAATAAGTATTTATTCAACCAGGTCCCATTGCAATATATTGCTTCTTTTCTGGGAATGACACCAGAAACGTTTAGTAGAATACGAAAGAGGCAAGCTGAAAACTCTTGA
- a CDS encoding SRPBCC domain-containing protein, protein MRKEIKTEITINANPQKVWEVLTELDQYPKWNPFMKEIYGILRVGERLKVIIQPEGSSKMTFKPIILALEENKTLKWMGKLVVTGLFDGTHLFHLIDNGNGTTTFKQSEVFKGILVGLFNLANTKTGFDRMNIELKKRCETKDRIAV, encoded by the coding sequence ATGAGAAAAGAAATAAAAACAGAGATTACCATAAACGCGAATCCACAAAAAGTATGGGAAGTTTTAACAGAACTTGATCAATATCCTAAATGGAATCCGTTTATGAAAGAAATTTATGGGATATTGAGAGTCGGTGAAAGGTTGAAAGTTATAATCCAACCTGAAGGATCTTCAAAAATGACATTTAAACCTATAATCTTAGCCCTTGAAGAAAATAAAACTTTAAAGTGGATGGGTAAATTGGTGGTTACCGGTCTTTTTGATGGTACCCATCTATTCCATCTCATTGATAATGGAAATGGGACTACTACATTTAAACAGAGTGAAGTTTTTAAAGGTATCTTGGTTGGTTTATTCAATTTGGCAAACACCAAGACCGGATTTGACCGTATGAATATCGAACTTAAAAAGCGATGTGAGACAAAAGATCGAATTGCTGTTTAG
- a CDS encoding DUF3817 domain-containing protein gives MNYLKTNVGRLRLIGLLEGISLLILIFLAVPLKYGFDYPDLVKTMGPIHGALFLLFIFNTLSVGVDQQWKFSKTTWKVLIACMVPFGTFYIDKTILSKTEEHKV, from the coding sequence ATGAATTATTTAAAAACAAATGTTGGAAGACTTCGTCTCATCGGCCTATTGGAAGGCATTTCCTTACTTATCTTAATCTTTTTGGCCGTCCCCCTAAAATACGGATTTGACTATCCCGATTTAGTAAAAACAATGGGGCCTATTCACGGCGCATTGTTCCTCCTGTTTATATTTAACACGCTTAGCGTAGGTGTAGATCAACAATGGAAATTTTCAAAAACAACCTGGAAAGTTTTAATTGCTTGTATGGTACCCTTTGGAACCTTCTATATTGATAAAACTATATTATCAAAAACAGAAGAACATAAAGTTTAA
- a CDS encoding VOC family protein — protein MKQLTFASLQVKDLEASKNFYTQKLGFEIDNANPQACVFKYNKGEASFAIRTPLEPLNGKELGTGVALWFAVDENLEKLIQKFKDNGITEVVGIFETPFGRAFHVNDIDGYKLTFLDPK, from the coding sequence ATGAAACAGCTAACATTTGCATCGTTACAAGTAAAGGACTTGGAAGCATCGAAAAACTTCTATACCCAAAAATTAGGATTCGAAATTGATAACGCAAACCCACAAGCCTGTGTTTTCAAGTATAACAAAGGAGAGGCGAGTTTTGCCATCCGTACTCCGCTTGAGCCCCTTAATGGGAAGGAATTGGGGACTGGTGTGGCACTTTGGTTTGCCGTTGATGAAAATCTGGAAAAACTAATCCAAAAATTTAAGGACAACGGAATTACAGAGGTAGTGGGAATTTTTGAGACCCCATTTGGACGGGCCTTCCACGTAAATGATATTGACGGCTATAAACTTACTTTTTTGGATCCAAAATAA
- a CDS encoding NAD(P)-dependent alcohol dehydrogenase — protein sequence MKKVIFNEYGGVEVLQLVESEIPILEKNTILIKVKAVSINPLDWKIRNGEMKIMTGSKLPKGVGIDFSGVVETLNIATTKFKKGDEIFGSLNAMQGGALAEYLLVREDDIHLKPSNLTFEEAAAIPIVGSAALQIFDKLIKLKSDSEILINGASGGIGMFAVQMAKRLGANVTAVSSSKGIALLEKWQVDHIVDYTQNNILDKEQRFDVVIDFSDKLPFDKAKILMKPKSIYINTIPSPVQMISSFFHNIFSRKKIKILFSKPTPGYLRQLASFTEQGMDVVIGKKYPISDYKLAYAEVPNHSILGKAVFILE from the coding sequence ATGAAAAAGGTGATTTTTAATGAATACGGAGGAGTGGAGGTATTACAATTGGTAGAATCAGAAATTCCCATCCTTGAAAAAAATACGATTTTGATAAAGGTCAAAGCTGTTTCTATAAATCCTTTAGATTGGAAAATACGAAATGGAGAAATGAAAATTATGACTGGCTCAAAATTGCCGAAAGGGGTAGGGATCGATTTTTCTGGGGTAGTTGAAACTTTAAATATTGCTACTACAAAATTCAAAAAAGGAGACGAGATTTTTGGATCATTAAATGCAATGCAGGGAGGAGCATTAGCCGAATATCTTTTAGTTCGCGAAGATGATATCCATTTAAAACCATCAAACTTAACGTTTGAAGAAGCAGCGGCCATTCCCATTGTTGGATCTGCTGCCCTCCAAATTTTTGATAAATTAATAAAACTTAAGAGCGATTCGGAAATACTGATCAATGGTGCCTCAGGGGGCATAGGAATGTTCGCAGTTCAGATGGCAAAGAGGTTGGGAGCAAATGTCACAGCTGTTTCAAGCAGTAAAGGGATTGCGCTATTAGAAAAATGGCAAGTTGATCACATTGTAGATTATACACAAAATAATATCCTGGATAAGGAACAACGGTTTGATGTGGTCATCGACTTTTCAGATAAACTTCCTTTTGATAAGGCAAAGATTTTGATGAAGCCCAAGTCAATATACATCAATACAATTCCTAGTCCTGTACAGATGATTTCTTCTTTTTTCCACAATATTTTTTCCCGAAAAAAAATAAAAATACTTTTTTCAAAACCAACACCGGGTTACTTAAGGCAGTTAGCTTCATTTACAGAACAAGGAATGGATGTTGTGATTGGAAAGAAATATCCAATATCAGACTATAAGCTGGCTTACGCTGAAGTCCCTAACCATAGCATTTTAGGGAAAGCCGTTTTTATACTTGAATAA
- a CDS encoding LysR substrate-binding domain-containing protein, whose product MTIQQIKYFLELAKELHFWKTAEKVFISQSSLSRQIQALEDELGIKLFERDKRNVKLTNAGKFLQEHWTDKINEFDQLLRQARKIDAGNLGTVSITYPGSITFEFLPNFLKILNVNLPDLKLELTEPTDENHEKLLLDYRTDIAFSRDKIRNGNIDSLKLYSEPICLVVPNNHWIKKKTFNNIADLQNEKFIISGLHQTTFFASLLRRLFDKYGFEPRTTVESDFGGMILNLVSKEIGISILPLSFKSAKVENLRFIKLDEKIDLYVNWRKNELNKTIIKVVEYAKFTEIK is encoded by the coding sequence ATGACAATTCAACAAATTAAATACTTTTTAGAACTAGCTAAAGAACTCCACTTTTGGAAAACAGCGGAAAAAGTTTTTATCTCTCAATCTTCATTGAGTCGACAAATTCAGGCTTTAGAAGATGAATTGGGAATAAAGCTTTTTGAACGGGATAAAAGGAATGTGAAATTAACAAATGCGGGCAAATTTCTTCAAGAACATTGGACAGATAAAATAAATGAATTTGACCAACTACTAAGGCAAGCTAGAAAAATTGATGCGGGTAATTTAGGAACTGTTTCCATAACGTATCCCGGTTCTATAACCTTTGAATTCTTACCTAACTTTTTAAAGATTTTAAACGTTAATTTACCTGACCTTAAATTAGAGCTGACAGAACCGACAGATGAAAATCACGAAAAATTATTATTGGACTATCGAACGGATATAGCTTTTAGTAGGGATAAAATTAGAAATGGAAATATTGATTCTTTAAAATTATATTCAGAACCCATTTGTTTGGTTGTGCCTAATAATCATTGGATAAAGAAAAAGACGTTTAATAACATAGCTGACTTACAAAATGAAAAATTTATTATTTCAGGCTTACATCAAACAACATTTTTTGCTTCTTTGTTGAGACGCTTGTTTGATAAATATGGATTTGAACCAAGAACAACAGTGGAATCAGACTTTGGCGGTATGATATTAAATCTAGTTTCCAAAGAAATAGGGATTTCCATTCTACCACTTTCATTTAAATCAGCCAAAGTCGAAAACTTACGATTTATTAAACTAGATGAAAAAATAGACTTATATGTAAATTGGAGAAAGAACGAACTCAATAAAACGATAATAAAAGTAGTTGAATATGCTAAATTTACAGAGATAAAATAA
- a CDS encoding MarR family winged helix-turn-helix transcriptional regulator — MKKQIDFKFKSPNDSPGYLLGQLTLLWQRQQKKVLDPLNLTSTQFVLLAALGWLSKKNSAVTQVDIANQSNTDRMMVSKVLRTLEKKEFITRTEHPSDTRAKVIHLTAAGAEILQKALTVIENIDIEFFSVLGDHLPPFNEYMSKLIELNKED; from the coding sequence ATGAAGAAGCAAATCGATTTTAAGTTCAAAAGCCCTAACGATAGTCCGGGCTATTTACTGGGTCAGCTCACATTGTTATGGCAACGCCAACAAAAAAAAGTGCTGGACCCTTTGAACTTAACCTCTACACAATTTGTTTTATTGGCCGCATTAGGTTGGCTTTCAAAAAAAAACAGCGCCGTAACACAAGTTGATATTGCCAATCAAAGCAATACAGATAGAATGATGGTTTCTAAAGTGCTAAGAACCTTAGAAAAAAAGGAATTTATAACTAGAACAGAACACCCTTCTGATACCCGGGCCAAAGTGATTCACCTGACAGCTGCAGGAGCAGAAATCCTTCAAAAGGCATTGACCGTTATTGAGAATATCGATATAGAATTCTTTTCTGTTTTAGGGGATCATTTGCCGCCATTTAATGAATATATGTCTAAATTGATCGAACTGAATAAAGAGGATTAA
- a CDS encoding winged helix-turn-helix transcriptional regulator has translation MEVKTKEQGAIVLADVLEIIGGKWRGQILAKLCDKPRRFNELKLSLNRITSSTLTKELRYMEEIKIVERKVLTSSPIAVEYGLTEHGKSIKEIITYIIDWGLKHRNVVLND, from the coding sequence ATGGAAGTAAAAACCAAGGAACAAGGTGCTATTGTCTTAGCTGATGTATTGGAGATTATTGGTGGAAAATGGCGAGGACAAATCCTTGCTAAACTTTGCGACAAGCCAAGAAGGTTTAATGAATTGAAATTGAGTCTGAATAGAATAACTTCCTCAACCCTCACCAAGGAATTAAGATATATGGAGGAGATAAAGATTGTAGAGAGAAAGGTGCTCACCTCTTCCCCCATAGCAGTTGAGTATGGATTAACCGAACACGGAAAATCGATAAAGGAAATTATAACCTATATTATTGATTGGGGATTGAAACACCGTAATGTAGTATTGAATGATTAA
- a CDS encoding SDR family oxidoreductase, whose amino-acid sequence MDLKNSTILITGGTSGIGLELVKQLTEEGANIIITGRNLNALDKTKKQFPKVHTFASDVSQPEDIQQLFVAVTTQFPELNMIINNAGIMRNMDLQDTSMSLENITTEIDINLSGTIRMVHQFLPHLKKQKSSAIVNVSSSLAFIPYPASPVYSATKAGVHAYTQILRLQLKKTNVRVFELAPPGTETPLMDNFRTEADGEQNMKVDKMVRIAIKGIKKGKLEIRPGLSNILKLMSRLAPNTTLNFLNKSIEKKK is encoded by the coding sequence ATGGACTTAAAAAACAGCACCATCCTGATCACAGGAGGAACAAGTGGAATTGGTTTAGAGCTTGTAAAACAACTTACGGAAGAAGGAGCGAATATCATCATTACAGGGCGTAACCTTAACGCCTTAGACAAAACAAAAAAACAGTTCCCCAAAGTTCACACGTTTGCTAGTGATGTGAGCCAACCTGAAGACATTCAACAGCTTTTTGTAGCTGTTACCACGCAATTTCCTGAGCTGAATATGATCATTAACAATGCAGGGATTATGCGAAATATGGATTTGCAGGACACTTCGATGAGTTTAGAAAATATCACTACCGAAATTGACATCAATTTATCGGGGACTATTCGAATGGTTCATCAGTTTTTACCGCATTTAAAAAAACAAAAATCGTCTGCCATTGTCAATGTTTCATCAAGTTTGGCCTTTATCCCCTATCCTGCCTCACCGGTTTATAGCGCGACAAAAGCAGGGGTACACGCCTACACCCAAATATTACGTTTACAACTAAAAAAAACAAATGTTAGGGTTTTTGAGCTTGCTCCTCCCGGTACTGAAACGCCCTTGATGGATAACTTTAGAACAGAAGCTGATGGCGAACAGAATATGAAAGTGGACAAAATGGTACGAATTGCGATTAAGGGAATAAAGAAAGGGAAGTTAGAAATTCGTCCAGGATTAAGCAATATACTCAAGTTGATGAGCCGTCTTGCTCCAAATACGACTTTAAATTTCTTGAACAAAAGCATTGAAAAGAAGAAATAA
- a CDS encoding Atu4866 domain-containing protein — protein MQQETIEATKEYIGMWVTEDGTIRHELLPNNRYDEARGNRKSAYQGKYWVTGNHIDYKDDTGFTADGEFKDGVLYHAGMVLYKEI, from the coding sequence ATGCAACAAGAAACCATAGAAGCAACCAAGGAATATATTGGAATGTGGGTCACCGAAGATGGCACTATTCGCCACGAGTTATTGCCCAATAACCGATATGATGAAGCCAGGGGAAACCGAAAAAGTGCCTACCAAGGCAAATATTGGGTTACAGGAAATCATATTGATTATAAAGACGATACCGGGTTTACCGCTGATGGCGAATTTAAAGACGGAGTTTTGTATCACGCAGGAATGGTTCTTTACAAAGAAATTTAA
- a CDS encoding NAD-dependent epimerase/dehydratase family protein — MNTNKKILLTGITGFVGMQTAIQLLEKGYQVTGTLRDAKKIPATQEVIARHTSNIENLHFAEADLNDENIWKDLMRGMDYVQHIASPFPKTIPKNEDDLILPARKGTLSIVSAAAQNNVKRIVSTNLKKNTRLNKRRVWNLIFA; from the coding sequence ATGAACACAAATAAGAAAATTTTACTCACGGGAATAACGGGTTTTGTGGGGATGCAAACGGCAATTCAGCTATTAGAGAAAGGGTATCAGGTAACCGGCACCTTACGGGATGCAAAGAAAATTCCGGCAACTCAAGAGGTAATTGCCAGACATACTTCGAACATCGAAAACCTACACTTTGCAGAAGCGGATTTGAATGATGAAAATATATGGAAAGACTTGATGAGAGGTATGGACTATGTGCAGCATATCGCTTCGCCATTCCCCAAAACCATTCCGAAAAATGAAGACGATTTAATTTTACCGGCACGCAAAGGGACGTTGAGCATAGTATCGGCTGCCGCCCAAAATAATGTAAAGCGCATCGTTAGCACCAATTTGAAAAAAAACACCCGACTAAACAAAAGACGGGTGTGGAATTTAATTTTTGCTTAA